Genomic segment of Panicum virgatum strain AP13 chromosome 2K, P.virgatum_v5, whole genome shotgun sequence:
ATCTGTGATCTCTACGTAGATGATACCGACACGACTCAGCAACGGCAAAGAGCATACTAGTAGTTCAGCAACGCAGCTATACAAATTCTCAGAACCGGAATTCTGGGCAAGGGGATTGACCGGCGAGCATTCATGGACCAACGTTTGGGGTATTCACAGGAGAACCGAAGCGTCAATGACAAGCAAGGTGCGCCTAGTCGGCTGCCCTGAAGAGGGTCATCAGGGACAGGAAGAGGTTGATGACGTCCAGGTACAGGGAGACGGCGGCCCAGACGTACTGGTCGTAGGTGTAGCGCTTGATGATGTTGTCCGTGTCGTAGACGATGTACCCGCTGAAGATGAGGGAGGCCAGCCCACCATAGATCATCTGTGAGAGCTTTCCCAGCGGGAACAGGATCTGCATTATCAGCAAGGTCACCGTCAACAACTATTGTCAGATGGAAAAGATTCTAACATTATCACTGTATCACATATTCACATCACAAAGAGAACAAATGATACTGCTAGGACAGATCTCTCACCTGGATGAGTGCGAACACAAGCAGCACTATcagggaggcaaacaggaaaGGACCCAGGAAGCTGAAGTCTTTGCCCCTCCTCACAGCCCAGAAAGTGTAAGCAGTCAGGCTAAAGACAACCACTGTTGTCAGAATTGCAGACTCCAGAATGACCTTGCCTGCCCACACAAGGGATTCACATTAGCACTTAGATCATATAAGAAACAAAGACTAAACCGGACAGAGCATACAAAGGCTTCAAAGTTACATAGAGAACTTAGATTAATTTCAAGACATGTTTGTTTATCTAAAAGGGATGGCGATACAACCAGAACAAAGAGCAGAACATAGACAGATTACAAGCCCAACCTAAGGACTAAAAAAATTGTTTCAAGACATATTCTGTCTATCTCTTCACCCAACAACTATTATGTTGTTACAATATCAAAAAATGTCTGTTAAATTCAGAAACGAAAAAGGTAGTTCGCAACTGAATATCCTAAGTATTGGCAGTTTTGTTTTTCAGATGTGTACGAGCACAAGACCAAAAGCCAACCGATCATATCATGCACCAGCAGTTGTTGCCAGTGCATGACAGACAGATCACAAGTTTCCATAAACTAAGATTGGTCCGCCAAGACAGTACGCATAATGAATCAGCGTCACTTTGAAATGAGCTTAGCCCAGCTGGGGATGACCAAAAGTAGCTTTTACATGAAGCATCTCTTAGTGCACAGCCTAACAATTCAATATTCTACAAAATCCATGTATCTTGTTATTGATTGCCAGTAGAACCCCCAAACTAAACAGTAATCACACAACAACTGTCGCTGAGTGGTAGCTTACTTTTAAATACCTGCCGTATTCAAACTAACAGTATATGGCGAACCAATGCATCTtgcaaaaggaaagaaaatagaGCCAGAAACAAATAGTAAATAATTCCTCAAGCTGCATGTTTCATGAAATCCCAAGGGTAATGCCTTATTGATTTACATGTTCAAAAAAGCACAACCCAGTCAAAGGTCAACTTCTGAAGGaagtatttttttctcgaaaacAACTTCTGAAGGAAGTAACAATAGGAATAATTAAGAAACCGATACGTCAAGTTGATGGAAATCTACATGCTTTACAGGAACAACAGAAAATGATAATCCCACAAGAAGGTGATATTCAATTGCTCCCGACTCAGACAAACATATCGTAAAGCGACTTTAACACCTACAACTTGGCCCATACGTGGACTGGGCAAATGTCTCATCAGTCATCACATGGGTCGCCAGCACATGTTCCTTGGAATTTGTCTATAACCCTAACACAATAAAATCCCATTCCAAAAGTAGCACCTCTATAGCATCTTAAGTATTACTTGCATatgccaaagaaaaaaaaataggggTAGGAAACTCCAAAGTAGTTCCACATTGCCAAAAAAAAGGTCTACACCGTCGGCGTGATATTGCCAATTTACGCGAGCCACTGAATAAAGTAAGTGATTGAGACAAGCAATATCATAAAGCCACCAACAACCACGTCAGGGCAAGCTCCTAGAAATTTCAGAGTAACACGGCCATGATGCGGTATTTATTTTTACACTGATAAGTGATCATATTAATTTACATGAGTgctaacaaaagaaaaagatattGCTAACTTACACAAGCAGGAGCATAAAGCAATCGTGGGAGCTGACAGTAATAAGAACAGAACAATGACGGTGTGAAGGTTACCACTGGTGAAGGCACATGTCATGCCCACAGCGAAGCTGATGGCAACGGTGAAGAAGCCGAGCAGAATCAGGTTGACCGGGTGCTTCTCGTGGTAGTAGTAGAGCGGGCACAGCACTGCACGGCAAAACGAAAAAAACATTTTCAGCAACGTGTATATCATCGACACAAGTATTTACACATCAAATCAAATCCCCATTCCTGGCAACACATGATTAATTTGGTTTCAGGCGACCTTTTCTGCGAAACACAGCGTGGCTAATGCGTGTCAGGCTGTCAGCCCACCCACCAGCACCCTTGCGGGTACGCAAGGGCACCCATTCGTGCACGCACGAGAGGAACGCAGAGTCCACGCCGTGATTTCATAAAGGCCCCTGAAACTACACGTAATTGTTTAAGAACCCGCAACACTTGACTGCTACGAAAAGCATCTCGATCGTCCCCTAGGAATTTGGCATCCGATTCTAACTGCAACTTAGAAGGCAACGCATCTGAGCAGAATATATtcgaaaaataattacagaaacCCAAGCAACACAGCAATCTCTCGCAACTACCCGATCAAAAAGTCCCCAAATATTGCGGTACAAATTAGCAGTGAGCCAGTGAGCGAATCCTGACCACGCAGAACGTAACGACACATATATTCAAATCTCATGCGTTTTCCTCATCTGATTGCAACCGAAACCTATACCCGCCGCACATTTGGGGGAGCCCATTCGGCAGACAATCCGTTCGAAAAAAAAATCCGTCGAAGAAGAGAACCCAAAagacggagagagagagagagagagagagagagagagagagagagagagagagagagagagagagttgaaaCGGAACGGGGGAGGAGGCAGGAGAGGTCGGGCTCACCGatgaaggggaggatgatgaggaagaTGTAGAGCCCGAGTCCCGCGTTGGTGGTGGTGAAGAAGTGCGGGATGGCGCGGACCTTGACGAcgaccgcggcgacggcggccgtgaGGAGCAGCTGGAGCGAGAGGATGACGTAGATCTTGCGGATGAGCGCCCAGCGCAGCTCGGGGCTCTCCTGCATCCCCGGGTACAGCACCCGCTGCTGCCCCGCGGCGCCCGAGGACCCCGCCTCGAGGTCGCCGCCCTTCTGGTACCCGAACGCCGACGACATCTCGATCGGCGCCGCCGAAGACGACCACGAAGgccgctctctccctctctctcggtgGAGCGGGGGGCGGCgctgcgaggaggaggaggaggaggagctcgtgTGCGAGGGGAGgtgacggcggaggcggcgaggacggcgctccctagtgtgtgtgtggggggggggggcgaggggAGTTGGGTGGTCCGTTGGTAATGGAACCGGTTGTCTTATACTGCTCGATCACCCACTTCACAGACTATGAGTGGTGGGTCCGGACAGGTGGCTCCCGCCTGTCATGGAAGGCGCGGGGGTGGAGCGGGTCGAGTTGCAGGCGACAGCGGCAAGCGGGCGCAGCATCGCGGCCGCGTGGAACAGTTCCTGCGGTGCCGCGTCGCATCCCGTCGCGCGAcacactgacaggtggggctgCGGCGTTGCTGGTGGGCCCACGCGCCTGGAGGGCGAGGGCCTGGGCCCCGGCTCGGGTTGTCGCGGGTGATTGCGGTGGGTCCGGGTGGGGCAGGCGCGCCAGGCTGGGCGACCGGTTCGCGCGCTGGGCCCGTGCTCGTGGACCGGGTCCAGTCAAGCGCGACCGCGGATCGGGTTTGTTTGGTGGCGGAGGTCTATGGACGGTCCGTcggtctttgtttttgttttttgagaGAGAAAGTTTTGTTCCGGTCAGTCAACTCCTCAAATGGCACGAGGCGGGCCCATGTCGCCAGTATTCAGCCGTGAGGAGGTTTGAGGTGGCAAACGACTTTAAAACTTAACTTAGATAACCTAAAAATTGTATTCCAAAATAGCCGGACtgtaattttataaaattttaaaataaatacaTGTAAAGACTAAGTTAGATTGTGAAGAAACTACAGGAGCCGTGATCGAAAAGAAGAGACAGGCTCGTTGCGTTTTCTCCTTAAGATAGAGCAAGAGCAAcccgtttctttttttttcttttttttgagaaaaggaAACGTTCCCAAGTTCTCATGAAACAGATCAGATGTATAGTTGGTAGTCTAGGTCCCATGCTGTTATTATTAGAGAAAAATGGGGTAAGGTGTGAACAAGCAAAATATAGGGTTGGGGTGGCAAGCACATCTTGTGTAAAGTAGAAAAACAGTTGTGAGCGAGGGAGAACTTTATCACAATCCTCGTGGCTAAGGCATGTCTGCCATGTCTTGGCTGGCTAGCATTCCTCGGAACCGAACTTGCCTGAAAGTTTTATTAGTCGATAGATTTGGTATCATCACTTGACTTGGTATGAGTCATCTTGCTATAAATGGCCATGCTATAAGACTGACCTCACCAGCATCCCGCAGCCGTCGCCTTCCGCACACGTGGCCCGGCTCCGGCCCCGCCGCGtctgcccgcccgcccgccgcgtcACCGCGTCTGCCCGCCCGCCCACATGCTGCTGAGGTCAGTCTAAATGGCCATGCATCTTCCATCGACAACCCAACTGTGACAAAACCCCCAAGTTAAACggtttaattaagcgtaatggccatcatttgaacacattaggcgcattagcttaattaagtataacctgacagcctgtttccaacccacaggccgatcgaaacacaccagaagtctcgcgcgacgacgagcacagacggtaccagcataatataatttcacaaaatagataataacataaatattcacaaaacaactttaaatttagaatttacataaaataaatgacagcagcggaagagaatatgacctgagagaaggaaatttgattgagaatcaataaaacaaaacgataactatgaacacgtgaggacgtcacatcgagcccactgatgcgaatcctggttagcttctatacctgaaacagggtaaacaacaaaccctgagtatactaatactcagcaagacttacccgacttttGGGTATACtgagcccacatatctagacatgcaaagctttctggctggtggatttatttgcagaaaagcatctaagggtagatccttaatttcaaaattttagctccaaattatagTTATAAAGTTGCTACACATCTATGATTTGTAGATCTATAACAATCAATGTGAAACATAATTGATTAAATAACATCAACATGTATCATatcatttcatttcatttccttactacgatgtgactcggagatcaaggtactcatgtccgagagcaactgacggcgaatcgatctgatttaaccttgcaaggtggacctaaccaacacagcACAtattagccccgtcggaccatacggaccaaccattcccctccccgcctcgaactacagaaccgccccacctgcatatagtcaaccgagccctacgagagaccaccaaaagtaaacatatgcatcccaattctccgcggccactcaactgccctaaggggtgggtagaagttctgtactttcgaaacaaggcagtactcggtttaccggtttcgactacctcctactttcggcatgcggttagtataattcaaacatgatcagcagggccgacaacggtacggtccttaaccgacacagacggggctagacaATTCCCGCCGGTCTCCAGTTTCTTTCATTTCCTCCATATTCCGATACTCCATAATCAAATtataaagacatcctatatctcgcgagtaacaggaaattactcgacttctaccgaatcctatttTTAGCATGGCAAGGATAACGACAacacatactagtattccgaccaatggaacctaggaatcatgcaactagggtttcatccaacgcctagaaacttaatgcataatcaagtaaatatatatataacatttcataagttaaaataataggttatgctccggggcttgcctgggattaacactgagtcagtgttagttagatgatactcgcttggcgagcatctgccttcggtcatgcacatcgggatccatccatccatcttctagatgtgtccaccattcaccgtcttctggctcggcttcaatgtcacatccctcacgtggttcatctatcgtacctaaatgaaatgcagcaatgcatatgtatgaatgcacagttctgagttgctcaacaatatagatgctattatttttccttcatgaTAAAATTATAGTCTAACAAGTAACAAACAATCAtatcacatgggcaatcatttatagagtagttaactacaTTTCTAACTACCTATGGtatcatgatcaacggcacaaaagaagttcACTAACTGCACAAACAAGCAGTAGTTGATTCCTATAACATGCAGGTCATGGCTtgctaataattaaataactcagtACATAAACAACAACAATTTCAGCAAAAATTATTCTAAACAGAAGGTACAAAGAGCAATCTACTCTGTAAAAATCATGTCATTTCATGCATCCATTTAATCCGAagaattcattcattcagacaactcctagaacaagattgaattatacaggtcagaccagagcaaaacagaagctgaaAATTTAACAAGAGGTCGCTACAGGAAtaaattagctactgtgaattttccatgattttatctacacataattaattcttagaaaataaacaaaacatacatcaatctaacaagattcatttttaacttctgttctagtcatgaactggtactcaaacttcatggacaagctaagatattcaaaaagaacacctagaaatattttcatgatttaaaaaCAACATAAATTATTTCTCATAATCAAAGTCTACTAAAAaaggattaaataaaataaatatctaCACAAATCTATAATTAACTAAATTTGTAAAATGGTGTTAATTTAGTATTGTAAATACAcataaaaagtttcatacatatatctaaatcagaacatccagaaataaaagaatatattattctactagatctagccaagactaggtTTTCATCTAGTTAAAAGTattaactggtgctcaaatttttacacaaagcTAATCATGTCATGAAGTAGCTACCTACCAAAAATAACTCATAGATAGTGAGTaaaactcctagaataattataacctatgtaatctaatctttttcctagattaaaatacagacagaaaataaatatctgcatgtaatgaaagttgtagatcttgttgcagggattccaaaaaatttggatttgaatttttctgatttttctacgaatttctaggtattttcaaagtttgctgtttttgaaaacaaaagaaaaaggaaaggaaatctTGCATCTAGACCCCTGGACTTCTATTTTCTTCTCACAGTGGGTCCCTGGCCGGGTTGGGAAACAGAGGCGTGGGAGAAGTGGGGGAAAAGCTCCACGGCGTCGAGAGAAACTCAGGGATGGGCTCAGTTGGGGTTAGGGATGGCCGGAGCGGCGGCTCCGCGAAGAGcagcggccggcgacggcgatttacggcggcggcggcggtccggcggTCGGGATCGACGGCGAGTGGGTCGGGGAGCACCGATGGAGGTCAAGGAAGCTAGCTACGGGGTCGTTTGGGCGCGAGGAAGGGTGGAGGAGGGGTTTCCGCGGCGGCCTAGGAGGCGACGGCgctaatggcggcggcggctctggtcgCCATGGGGGGGCTCGGCCGGGCGCTCAGagcagggaggagaggggaggggaggtagGAGGCGTGCTTGCGACGCAAATGGGAGGGAAGAGAGTCGAGCAAGGGTGAGGCGCGGTTGTCGGTCTTGGCACGGCGTCGTCGTGGCGGCATCGGCGACaatcctcggcgtgcgcgcacggAAACGGCGCCGCGTGGCGAGGCCGAGTAGCGTCGAGAAGGACCCGGGCGTGGCATGCTCTGCCGTCGGGCATCGCCGGACGTgtggccggcggcctccgcTCGACGGACAGAAACAGGAGAGGGCAAGGAAGAGAGAATGACATGTGGGGGCCACGTGTAAGCTCCAATTTTCATTTGATCTCtaatttttggattgttacacCAACACCTTGCGATATGATACGGCGGAATGAGACGGCAGCCTAACTCTGCACGGTCGTTACAGCTCGACGCCGCGTTGAACCCAACTGAaatgaaagcttgtcatgcctAAGGTGATCTTGCCGGTTGCCATAACCCTAAGCCTATAAAGGAGCTGCCGAGGCATGTGAACGGCCGGGGTCACACACGAAGCTTCAGCGGTGGCACGTACGTACGTACGCGGCTTGTTGCCTGCCACCAACAGGAATCCCAGCTGACACTGTTGTTGAATCTTGGCACTCGATCAAGAAGGGTTGAGAGTTGGGAGGGAGGATTGAGAGGATTGAGGAGACATGCAATTGAACTGAAGCTCCGAGGAACGTGCTACTGCATTTTTCTAGAGGAACCGGGATTATCATTCATTATGAAACCGATAGTTTACAATCTATCTTATAAAGATAACTCTGAAAGAAATGAAAATTACATCCAGATCCTTGCAAGAATCCCCGATCTTCCTCGTCGCCGACGATCGAAGCCATCCATGAAGCCGATCACCACACCGACGAAGGAAAATGATTTTGACAGGCACCGAGAGCAGCACATTGGAAATCAACGCAGAAGACGATGAACGCATAGGCCAGGAGAGATGGCTGGCAACCATCACATCGCATAGGCCCGGTTACGTGCTactggaattttttttatttttatattttttttcgtcgatttatcaaaaatatatgtggctatattttttttcaaaaatatcaccctgccgccggttggtttggcggtaaggagttaccgccggttcatccggcggtaagatccttggcccacggcccatggAAGATACCGCCAGATCAAACGGCGGTAGCTCCTTACCGCCAAGCGATCCGGCGGTAACTGCTACCGCCGCGCTGTAGCCCGGCTATAGCCGGCTGCTACAGCCGGCTGTAGCTGGCAGCGCCCTACCGCCGTTTTAAACGGCGGTAGGTGTTcccataatttttttaattgttttataaGCTTTCACtgctataattttttatttttaattgttttataaGCTTTCACTGCTATAAAtaattgtataattattttaaagaCTATCTGAACTGTAATTATTATCTTTACATTTAGagatatttcagaaaataatagagatagcggaggttagggaaatattttttaaaaatttatacaaattagatttaactaTAATAgtctgtgaaaatatattttcatgagaTATTCATGAGTTTCAATTATCATTTCGATGTCTTGTCACCttgcatcagattcttctgcaccCCCACTATAATTAAAAATATGGGAGTACttaccgccgtttcaaacggcgatAGACATGCGTGAACCATGCCTATAGACCAAATAGCTCCATCTATAAATAAAACATC
This window contains:
- the LOC120663609 gene encoding protein LIFEGUARD 2-like; this encodes MSSAFGYQKGGDLEAGSSGAAGQQRVLYPGMQESPELRWALIRKIYVILSLQLLLTAAVAAVVVKVRAIPHFFTTTNAGLGLYIFLIILPFIVLCPLYYYHEKHPVNLILLGFFTVAISFAVGMTCAFTSGKVILESAILTTVVVFSLTAYTFWAVRRGKDFSFLGPFLFASLIVLLVFALIQILFPLGKLSQMIYGGLASLIFSGYIVYDTDNIIKRYTYDQYVWAAVSLYLDVINLFLSLMTLFRAAD